TATTATACTGACCCCTGGTGGacaaggtgggcacaccagaaggagcagcacaattaatggaatttaaacattaaattgaGATGCACAAACATTGTAATCAATGAtgttattactctgtttttGTAAAGTATAACATattagtgcttttttttcttaattatcacaaatatttgttttttggggggggggctggaacagattaatacatttccattcatttcaacggggaaagataatttgagatgactgttttgagttacgagcatggtcccAGAGCGAATTAAATTTGTATTCGAAGGCACCACTTTAATGCTGTGTATTCCCCCATGGGATTAATATTCAATCTAAtctatatttcttttttctttaggtTGAGAGAAAAAGGACGCCAAGAACCACAAGAACGTCAATGAAAGCTCAGGAGGGCCTACCATTACCCAGCCCTCACAAAGCCACCAAAAAGGAATTCCAGCTTAATAGTGACCTtgtaagtatttgtacttctagGTCCGTAAGAggtcttattaaaaaacactttaaatgttgttgttgtttgggaggaggctggaacagataaaTAGCATTGCCATTCATTTTGAATGGTGAAAGATTGTTTGCggtatgagtgttttgagtcacaagtgtggtcacagaacgaattaaattTGCTTTGCAAGGCGCCACTTAATATGTATTCCCTCGTgggattaaaaaatattttatttttctgtagcCTGAAGCAGAAAGGACCACGACAACCTCAAGGAAAGGTAACAGTCTACCATTACCCACCCCTCAGAAAGTTACCAAAAAGAAGCATCAACTTAATATTGACCTTGtgagtatttatttgtacttgtatttttaaatcCCAAAAAGGTGAGAGGATTATGGGATTGGTCTCAATTATCGCATGGTGCTCGCAGCAGGATCTATAAACGACTGTCTAATTGGTGGCCAACCACACATTTGTCATCCCTTTTTCTACCAGGACCACAACTATTCGCTGCCCAGTTCTCCCGCTGCTCTGAAGGTCAAGTTTAGTCAGGCTGCAACTAGAATTTGGAACCTGGAGAAGGAGAAGAGAAATGCGCTGGTACGAGAACGAAGGGCAATGAAAAGTCTAATAGCTGTACTGCACAAGCCCTTGTGCAAGTCTTGTGTCTGAGGCTATAAAATCACCACCGTTCAGCGAGAACTATTATCTTTTGAACCTGAAAAATAGTGGCTTGGTGATTCCCTTTGATAGCTCTGTTCAGGTTGTGAGAGCTGCCGTTCGCTATGTAGTCCTGAGCAAATACCATAAGGATTCTGTGTTCACACATTATTCCGGGAAGAGATTGGCACAAAGTATATGTTTTCACTCGGGGAGCACATTGAAGGAATCCATTTCAACATAGAGAACCAGCAGTCTCCCTTGATAATTACTTACAGGTACGTTTCACTAAATTAGAATATCGTAGAAAATTCCGTTTATTGCAGTACTCAcacattatatagattcattaaagatttggaaaaaatactttgaggtcaaaattcctgcctaatttctacattaaaaataattttcattatttgttatttaatattctagtttctagagacAGTGAATTATGAATTTTCTTTTGctgtaatcataaaaaaatatacatattacaGAAAATCATGACATATTTAAAtctgtgtgtagtgcatctctaaAGTTAGTTTCGCGTTTCCAATTgacctatacacacacacacaaactattgAACTAAAGATTTTGACACTATTCAGATTTATTGAGCTGTACCTGTACATTGTGTTCAgtgtaaaaaattaaataaataaataaaataaggttTTAACATTGCCAGACTTACTCCCCTCGATTTACAAGGTGCATGTATGAGGAAGAATTCATGCAAAACAGTCCTCATACACCATTAGGTTGTATAATTCCGAGGTGATGTTAAGTGTTTTGATTTACTCGAGACACACAACAGTTTCATTGTTCCTGTTTCTAACTTGTACAAATGTCAATAAATGTCATTCTATTTTATCCCCACGGAGTCTTTGCCACATACGTGCATAGATAGTCCCTTGAGATACATacatacgagtgacctgacgtTCAAGTTTTTCGAGGTACAAGCCgtcatcagcctttttttttttacttgcgactgtaaacttgagatacgagcagtttggcagatagaattagtaaacaattcttcaaaaaataagcttcaagctgtttattgcctttcccagttgaagtttactctcaTACTAAACAAAACACGCTTtttactagcttaatgctaacacataatgggaaaccccatagacaggctaatgagTGTCATGTAGCATATTTGTGGTCTTTATactgccccaggtggccaaaacacacacacgaggagCGCCACGTCATCCATTTAATTGAtgcaaaaagtgtgacaaaaactaattgtttacatttggcTTGTCATTACTCTATGCgtttataataaaatacaatacaaaaaaaaactgtgagcCTGGAatgatggcatttcaattcatttcattgaGGAAAGATGATTCGAGATACTTCTATTCACTATTGACTTATTATCCAAAGAACAGTTAATGTTATGACCTAATATGGTAAGTGTATTTTATacagatgtactgtatacagttaaaatattaaaatgaatgaaaaatggcaAATGCATTCAAGGGTTCAAACAAAATGACTTTAGAACCCAATGTCATAAGATTGCTCAGCACCAATGCACCAGTTTTCAAGCAAATGCCATTCTTTAGTGGAAATAAAATGCAACCATCTTAAATTGAACGTGTGCAAAGATCTCATTTTAAACGGAACCAGCCTTGTGAAATTCAGTCCAACTCTTGGAATTAGGTGATACAATGACTGAAGTGAAGCATTTCCCCTTTTCCAACTCGAGGGTGAAGTTTAATTATGCAAAAGAAACAGGACACTGAACAAGATAAACTGTGGTTTTTCAATTCTTTAAATTTATTAAGAATGTAAAAAGAATAACAGAGTATGGTGCCTCTCATAATGGGAACTTTTCAGGGCAGACATATAACAACAGGAGTGTTGATCAAGGATCCTGGTCATGACAACAGGAAAAATAAAGCCATGCGTTaacttgggggggaaaaaataagagTTACAGGTATCAAAAAATTTAATGTGTGTTTCCTGGTTCAAGTCTAAAACAAATTCCTTATTTTCTGGATCAACACTCCTGTTTGATAGAATCTGACGTCAAGCGGCCAAACCAGCAGATTGAATTTGAAAAGAAGCGTAAGTGgagggaagaagaggaagaaggaacAACGTCGTCTTCAGTCCTTCCTCAGTGTGACAGTCTCCTCTTTGATTCCGTCCTTTGTGATAATGCAGATCTGAAGGGCATCTCCGGTGTAAACATCTCTTTCCGTGGCCGAGATGAAAACATCTTTGACCAGCTGAACTGACTTCTCGAGGCTCAGAGGAATACGTGTCACACCTTCCATGTTTTTGAAACCGATCTGAGAAGGAGACGTGGGTCAGTGCAACGCAGCAATGGTTATACTAGAAAGTAGGGCTggagctattgaatatttttagaatcaattattctaTAGATTATCCTATCAATTAATCCAGTAAGAACtgattttgcattgtttcaatAGCAAAATGAGGACGTGAGATGCAGGTattatatttgtccacttggggtcaccatcttCAGGTTAGAAATGATGGgtgactgagtgtgtgtgtggctttcaaaggtggggcctggcctggtgagtgacgtgggagtcagcgaatgaaAACGGAGAGTTAGCTGTTGTGGGCTCATGTTAGTGGCTGGCTGTCAAATGGCCAGTGGCAACTTTTTCCttgtaattgaattattcaAGTTATTCAATTAATCGTTTTATCCCTATTTGACAGCAACATCATAGTGTGTACCTGGTTGTCGAGAAGTGGTTGCAGCATAGCACTAGCTGATCCCCCAGCCATGTAGCTGTTCCTCTGGTAGGATCCTACTGGGTCAAAGCTGTAGACTGCACCCTTGCCTAcattataattgttattatcAATCTCATTATCAAGAACACACTGAGTGTTTTGAACAATTTCAATTTGAGACCATGTAAAACACCCATATTTACGTGTCATGAATGTTAGATGTTACAATGTTAGATGTGTGTGTtccaggcccccccccccccgtacccTCGTCATCAAGGCCTCCAATGATATTGTAAACATAGTAGGGGAAGAATCTCCTGCCGTACAAGATGGTGGACAACATGGCAGCGATGGCTCCACACGTCATGGTCTTATTGTTTGAGTGTTTGTACATCTGAAAGGAAAGAAGGCTCCATCACTTTGATATGCTACTACTAAAATTTGACATGTCATATGATACCAACTATAAAATACAGTGGCGATAAACACActtgttttaatttcattattcagtcttttttggatagtttttttaaagcacagttGTACCTCGATTTACAAGAGACGAGACAagttttttgagatacaaaCTGTCagttggttgattttttttttccttgagtcacacacaaacatttgagTGATGAGCACTAAATAGTGGCAGCGAATTTCACcttacaacatttttttaaagaggttaaatgctttaagctgtttattgccattacCAGTTGAAGTTGAGCCAAAACAAACTGAATTACTCATGtattaaccaaaccacatactgTAACTTAGGAACGTAAATACAAAATTGGCGCAGATGGGCTACTGAAACAAGCTTCAATGCTGCAGTAGCTATAATGCTTTctgcaatggatatttgaacacaaatggtgcagcaacacatgtagacaagcACAGGTTTGTTATTCCCTGCGAAAAACCATTTATACTCCTGCAGCTTACGGAGTCACATAGCCTCAGAACTACCACGTTTCTACCacataattagcattttgtacGATCCGATCat
This sequence is a window from Phycodurus eques isolate BA_2022a chromosome 2, UOR_Pequ_1.1, whole genome shotgun sequence. Protein-coding genes within it:
- the LOC133415387 gene encoding THAP domain-containing protein 6-like; protein product: MPAHCAAYGCTRRRTAETRDAGITFHKFPRGDEIRRQWEKALRRKDFTATDETVLCSQHFMKDDFDRTGQICRIRVGVIPSVFNFPDRPRKVERKRTPRTTRTSMKAQEGLPLPSPHKATKKEFQLNSDLPEAERTTTTSRKGNSLPLPTPQKVTKKKHQLNIDLDHNYSLPSSPAALKVKFSQAATRIWNLEKEKRNALVRERRAMKSLIAVLHKPLCKSCV
- the psmb1 gene encoding proteasome subunit beta type-1, encoding MLSTQAFGDPGKMKDYHYTGPVEHRFSPYTFNGGTVLAVAGEDFVIVASDTRLSEGYSIHSRESPKCYKLTDTTVIGCSGFHGDCLTLTKIIDARLKMYKHSNNKTMTCGAIAAMLSTILYGRRFFPYYVYNIIGGLDDEGKGAVYSFDPVGSYQRNSYMAGGSASAMLQPLLDNQIGFKNMEGVTRIPLSLEKSVQLVKDVFISATERDVYTGDALQICIITKDGIKEETVTLRKD